A DNA window from Paraburkholderia sp. IMGN_8 contains the following coding sequences:
- the phnA gene encoding phosphonoacetate hydrolase codes for MATLSERSIEVNGRNYRLPAEPTVVVCVDGCEYDYLEAAVAAGVAPFIGKMLKSGAAFKGDCVIPSFTNPNNLSIVCGVPPSVHGICGNYFWDPDANGGEGAEVMMNDPAYLRAGTLLAAAAEAGAAVAVVTAKDKLRRLLGWQLKGICFSAEKADKVTREENGIDEVLDLVGLPVPDVYSAGLSEFVFAAGVRLAETRKLDLMYLSTTDYIQHKCAPGTEGANAFYAMMDGYLAKLDALGWVIGVTADHGMNAKHDPQTGEPNVIYLQDVMDDWLGARRARVILPITDPYVVHHGALGSFATIYLPRDVNVAQVIERIGGLQGIEVVLDNRAACERFELPNDRVGDIVVVSTKHVVLGTRREEHDLSGLTVPLRSHGGISEQEVPLLFNRRVEALLAGKSDKRLRNFDIFDVALNHVAAS; via the coding sequence ATGGCAACGCTAAGCGAACGCAGTATTGAAGTGAACGGCCGTAACTACCGGCTCCCGGCTGAGCCTACTGTGGTCGTCTGCGTGGACGGCTGCGAATACGATTACCTCGAAGCCGCCGTCGCGGCAGGCGTGGCGCCGTTCATCGGCAAGATGCTCAAGAGCGGCGCGGCCTTCAAAGGCGACTGCGTGATTCCGTCGTTCACCAACCCCAACAATTTGTCGATCGTCTGCGGGGTGCCGCCTTCGGTACATGGCATCTGCGGCAATTACTTCTGGGATCCGGACGCGAACGGCGGCGAAGGCGCGGAAGTGATGATGAACGATCCCGCCTATCTGCGCGCCGGCACGTTGCTGGCAGCCGCCGCCGAAGCGGGCGCCGCAGTTGCCGTGGTCACCGCGAAAGACAAGCTGCGCCGGCTGCTCGGCTGGCAACTGAAGGGCATCTGCTTCTCGGCGGAAAAAGCCGACAAGGTGACGCGCGAGGAAAACGGCATTGATGAGGTGCTCGATCTGGTCGGCTTGCCGGTCCCGGACGTATATAGCGCCGGTCTGTCCGAGTTCGTGTTCGCCGCCGGTGTGCGGCTCGCGGAAACCCGCAAGCTCGATCTGATGTACCTGTCGACCACCGATTACATCCAGCACAAATGCGCGCCGGGCACCGAAGGCGCGAACGCGTTCTACGCGATGATGGACGGCTATCTTGCGAAGCTCGATGCCCTCGGCTGGGTGATCGGCGTCACCGCCGACCACGGCATGAACGCCAAACACGATCCGCAGACCGGCGAGCCCAACGTGATCTATCTGCAGGACGTGATGGACGATTGGCTCGGCGCTCGCAGAGCACGTGTCATCTTGCCGATCACCGATCCGTATGTGGTGCATCACGGCGCGCTCGGTTCGTTTGCGACGATTTACCTGCCGCGCGATGTCAACGTCGCGCAGGTCATCGAGCGGATCGGCGGCTTGCAGGGCATCGAAGTGGTGCTCGACAATCGCGCGGCATGCGAGCGCTTCGAGCTGCCGAACGACCGCGTCGGCGATATCGTCGTGGTGAGCACTAAACATGTCGTGCTCGGTACGCGTCGCGAAGAACACGACCTCTCCGGACTGACCGTGCCGCTGCGCTCGCATGGCGGAATCTCCGAGCAGGAAGTGCCGCTGCTGTTCAATCGGCGCGTCGAGGCTTTGCTAGCCGGTAAAAGTGATAAGAGGCTGCGCAACTTCGATATCTTCGATGTCGCCTTGAATCATGTGGCGGCATCATGA
- a CDS encoding phosphonate degradation HD-domain oxygenase produces MALSLSDIRSLFEQYGNLAYSGELVTQLEHALQSGALAEEEGAHDELVAAAFLHDLGHLLNLQGETPTERGIDDLHQYFALPFLRPVLSDVVLEPIRLHVDAKRCLCAIDNAYFGKLSADSVRSLALQGGIFSEEEAAMFLKKPYAEDALRLRKWDDRAKEEGRVTPDLDHYLGVVERAMQKHVIA; encoded by the coding sequence GTGGCATTGAGTCTGAGCGACATCCGTTCGTTATTCGAGCAATACGGCAATCTCGCTTATAGCGGCGAGCTGGTGACGCAACTCGAACACGCGTTGCAAAGCGGCGCATTGGCGGAAGAAGAGGGTGCCCACGACGAACTGGTCGCCGCCGCCTTTTTGCACGACCTCGGCCATCTGCTGAATCTGCAAGGCGAAACACCGACGGAGCGCGGCATCGACGATCTACATCAGTATTTTGCGCTGCCGTTCTTGCGGCCAGTGTTGTCGGATGTGGTATTGGAGCCGATCCGGCTGCACGTCGACGCCAAGCGCTGCCTATGTGCGATCGACAATGCCTATTTCGGCAAGCTCTCGGCCGATTCGGTGCGGAGCCTTGCGTTGCAAGGCGGCATCTTCAGCGAGGAAGAGGCTGCGATGTTCCTGAAGAAGCCCTACGCCGAAGACGCATTGCGCCTGCGCAAATGGGACGATCGCGCAAAAGAAGAGGGCCGCGTGACGCCCGATCTCGATCACTATTTAGGCGTGGTTGAGCGAGCGATGCAGAAGCACGTGATTGCCTGA
- a CDS encoding phosphonate utilization associated transcriptional regulator, whose product MTEYMQTTSIDSIEVVRRHSLTALVRDEIERHIIGGALAPGDKLNEADWAARLQVSRGPVREAFRALEQAGLVRTEKNRGVFVRTVSLAEADEIYAVRAVLEEAACRMLASSIDARQLAGLREWLDAMRAALDAQDHDAYARGNVAFHDAIVAASGNVKLYETYRRLVSELSLFRRAALAVRADAMERSLAEHRAILTALASRDADHAAALMHAHVNGGRQRAHEACEPAGALGEMQRSGQGLMAAD is encoded by the coding sequence ATGACCGAATATATGCAAACCACTTCAATCGATTCGATCGAGGTTGTGCGCAGGCATTCGTTGACGGCGCTAGTCCGCGACGAAATCGAACGGCACATCATCGGAGGGGCGCTGGCTCCCGGCGACAAACTCAACGAAGCCGACTGGGCCGCGCGTCTGCAGGTATCGCGCGGGCCGGTGCGCGAAGCGTTTCGCGCGCTGGAGCAAGCCGGCCTTGTGCGCACCGAGAAAAACCGCGGCGTGTTCGTGCGGACGGTCTCGCTGGCGGAAGCGGACGAGATTTACGCGGTGCGCGCGGTGCTCGAAGAGGCGGCGTGCCGGATGCTGGCTTCGAGTATCGATGCGCGGCAGCTTGCCGGGCTGCGCGAGTGGCTCGACGCCATGCGCGCCGCGCTCGATGCGCAGGATCACGACGCCTACGCGCGCGGGAATGTGGCGTTTCACGACGCGATCGTGGCGGCCTCGGGCAACGTCAAGCTGTACGAGACATATCGAAGGCTGGTGAGCGAATTGAGTCTGTTTCGTCGCGCGGCGCTGGCGGTGCGTGCCGACGCGATGGAACGCTCGCTCGCCGAACATCGCGCGATTCTGACCGCGCTGGCCTCGCGCGATGCCGACCATGCCGCCGCGCTGATGCACGCGCATGTGAACGGCGGCCGGCAGCGCGCGCATGAGGCGTGCGAACCGGCCGGCGCGTTGGGTGAAATGCAGAGGTCCGGCCAGGGTTTGATGGCAGCGGATTGA
- a CDS encoding 2-aminoethylphosphonate ABC transporter permease subunit, with protein MLSLLTPDTPNSLSAADADARRSASAAAHTAAVKRRERAAQWHLLFLAVVVLGPLVIYPLVRLVLLSLTGPHGLSLQAYAAFFGNPETRGVVGTTLWILFASAGLASLLGVALASLLFFKPFPGARMVTRFLELFVAFPSFLVAFTLIFLYGSQGSISIGLQRLFHLQAPPLNFLFGVGGVILAEVVFYAPFVVRPTLASFATLDMRLIEAARSLGAHGWMVAYKVILPLAWPGIAAGTILCFLLTLNEFGILLVLGSAHLITLPVAIYSSATVDLDLPTAAAGAVVMLIMSLSLYALYRQVNRRKVKGAGHGR; from the coding sequence ATGTTGTCCTTATTAACCCCTGATACGCCCAATTCGCTCAGCGCGGCCGACGCCGACGCCCGCCGCAGCGCCAGTGCCGCGGCGCATACGGCAGCGGTCAAGCGCCGCGAACGCGCGGCGCAATGGCACCTGCTGTTCCTCGCGGTGGTCGTGCTCGGACCGCTCGTCATTTATCCGCTCGTGCGGCTTGTGCTGTTGAGCCTGACGGGGCCGCACGGTTTGAGCCTGCAAGCCTATGCAGCGTTCTTCGGCAATCCGGAGACGCGCGGTGTGGTCGGCACGACGCTGTGGATACTGTTTGCCAGCGCCGGGCTCGCGTCGCTGCTCGGCGTCGCGCTGGCGTCGCTGTTGTTCTTCAAGCCGTTTCCGGGTGCGCGGATGGTCACGCGCTTCCTCGAGTTGTTCGTCGCGTTTCCGTCGTTTCTGGTCGCGTTCACGCTGATCTTTCTGTACGGCTCGCAAGGCTCGATCAGCATCGGCTTGCAACGGCTGTTTCATCTGCAGGCGCCGCCGCTCAATTTCCTGTTCGGCGTCGGCGGCGTGATTCTCGCGGAGGTGGTGTTCTACGCGCCGTTCGTCGTGCGGCCGACTCTCGCGTCGTTCGCCACGCTCGACATGCGTCTGATCGAAGCTGCGCGCAGCCTCGGCGCGCATGGCTGGATGGTCGCGTACAAGGTGATTCTGCCGCTCGCGTGGCCGGGCATCGCCGCCGGCACGATCCTGTGTTTTCTGCTGACGCTCAACGAGTTCGGCATTCTGCTGGTGCTCGGCAGCGCCCACCTGATTACGTTGCCGGTCGCGATCTACAGCTCCGCCACCGTCGATCTCGACTTGCCGACCGCCGCCGCCGGCGCGGTCGTGATGCTGATCATGTCTTTGTCGCTGTACGCGTTGTACCGCCAGGTCAACCGACGCAAGGTGAAAGGAGCGGGCCATGGCCGTTGA
- the phnY gene encoding phosphonoacetaldehyde dehydrogenase, producing the protein MNAMLQDHPAFRTEALRLKGERATRERMLDVFDPFTGTRVGTVPLASIEDVRAAFEYAAAYQAKLTRYERSQILERAAALLRERTEAASDLISLESGLSKQDSRYEIGRVADVFKFASIEALRDDGQSFSCDLTPHGKKRRVFSQREPLAGVIVAITPFNHPMNQVAHKIAPAIATNNRVVLKPSEKVPLSAFYLADILYEAGLPAPMLQVLTGDPREIADELITHPLAELVTFTGGVAIGKYIAAKAAYRRVVLELGGNDPLIVLEDADLERAATLAVQGSYKNSGQRCTAVKRMLVQKGIAADFTDLVVEKTRAWTYGDPFDASNLMGTVIDAAAAQLFEARVNEAVASGARLRIGNQRNGALYSPTVLDDVDPSMTLVREETFGPVSPIITFDTLDDAIRISNGTPFGLSSGVCTNQQDAITRFINELRVGTVNVWEVPGYRIELTPFGGVKDSGLGYKEGVQEAMKSFTNLKTFSLPWE; encoded by the coding sequence ATGAACGCGATGCTGCAGGACCATCCGGCATTTCGCACCGAAGCGCTGCGGCTCAAAGGCGAGCGAGCGACGCGCGAACGCATGCTCGACGTGTTCGATCCTTTTACGGGAACGCGCGTGGGCACCGTCCCGCTGGCGAGCATTGAAGACGTGCGCGCCGCGTTCGAATATGCCGCCGCGTATCAGGCGAAGCTCACACGCTACGAACGTTCGCAGATTCTCGAACGCGCCGCAGCGTTGCTGCGCGAGCGGACCGAAGCCGCCTCGGATCTGATTTCGCTCGAGTCGGGCTTGTCGAAGCAGGATTCACGTTACGAGATCGGCCGTGTTGCCGATGTATTCAAGTTCGCGTCGATCGAAGCGTTGCGCGACGACGGGCAGAGCTTCTCCTGCGATCTGACGCCGCATGGCAAGAAGCGCCGTGTGTTTTCGCAGCGCGAGCCGTTGGCGGGTGTGATCGTCGCGATTACGCCGTTCAACCATCCGATGAACCAGGTCGCGCATAAGATTGCGCCGGCGATCGCGACGAATAATCGCGTTGTGCTCAAGCCGTCGGAGAAGGTGCCGTTGTCGGCGTTCTATCTGGCGGACATTCTGTATGAAGCCGGCTTGCCCGCACCGATGCTGCAGGTGCTGACCGGCGATCCGCGCGAAATCGCCGATGAACTGATTACGCATCCGTTGGCCGAGCTCGTGACCTTCACGGGCGGCGTGGCGATCGGTAAATACATTGCCGCGAAAGCGGCCTACCGGCGTGTCGTGCTGGAACTGGGCGGCAACGATCCGCTGATCGTGCTCGAAGACGCCGACCTCGAACGCGCGGCGACGCTTGCCGTGCAGGGCTCGTATAAGAACTCCGGGCAGCGCTGTACCGCGGTCAAGCGGATGCTGGTGCAGAAGGGCATCGCGGCGGATTTCACGGACCTGGTCGTCGAGAAAACGCGCGCGTGGACCTATGGCGATCCGTTCGATGCTTCGAATCTGATGGGCACCGTGATCGACGCCGCTGCCGCGCAGCTTTTCGAAGCGCGCGTCAATGAAGCGGTGGCGAGCGGCGCGCGGTTGCGAATCGGCAACCAGCGCAACGGCGCACTCTATTCGCCGACGGTGCTCGACGACGTCGATCCCTCGATGACGCTCGTGCGCGAGGAAACCTTCGGGCCCGTGTCGCCGATTATTACCTTCGACACGCTCGACGACGCGATTCGTATCAGCAACGGGACGCCGTTCGGGTTGTCGTCCGGTGTGTGCACGAACCAGCAGGACGCGATCACGCGCTTCATCAATGAACTGCGCGTGGGGACGGTCAACGTATGGGAAGTGCCGGGATACCGGATCGAATTGACGCCGTTCGGCGGCGTCAAGGATTCCGGGCTTGGCTATAAAGAAGGCGTTCAGGAAGCGATGAAGAGCTTCACCAACCTGAAGACCTTTTCATTACCGTGGGAGTAA
- the phnV gene encoding 2-aminoethylphosphonate ABC transport system, membrane component PhnV, with translation MAVELDPTVLPVMHKKARPVRRSLAVRILGSLFLGFAALLCFWLFVLPVLVVALSSVAAHWSGTILPDGFSMRWFERLSSSDFDALTTSLEIGMGVAVLGTILGLWLALALEGRDRRGLGAIVDTIAMMPNGVPSVVLGLAVLIAYHKRPVDLSSSAAIVVFVQLALVLPFCYRCAAAALRPELTILREAAASLGAPPSMVLRRVVLPQLVPAIRASLALGFALSLGELGATLTVYPPGFATVPIVVVGQVERGYYLPASALSLILLLVSLAALLLIAARVPRRRLD, from the coding sequence ATGGCCGTTGAACTGGACCCGACCGTATTGCCGGTCATGCACAAGAAGGCGCGGCCGGTGCGCCGCAGTCTCGCGGTGCGGATACTGGGCAGCCTGTTTCTCGGCTTCGCCGCGTTGCTGTGCTTCTGGCTGTTCGTCCTGCCGGTGCTGGTGGTCGCGCTGTCCAGCGTGGCCGCGCACTGGTCCGGCACGATCTTGCCGGATGGCTTCAGCATGCGCTGGTTCGAGCGGCTCAGCTCGAGCGACTTCGACGCGCTGACCACCAGCCTCGAAATCGGCATGGGCGTCGCCGTGCTCGGCACGATTCTCGGTCTGTGGCTGGCGTTGGCGCTCGAAGGGCGCGACCGGCGCGGCCTCGGCGCCATCGTCGATACGATCGCCATGATGCCCAACGGCGTGCCGAGCGTGGTGCTCGGGCTGGCGGTGTTGATCGCGTATCACAAGCGTCCGGTCGATCTGTCCAGTTCGGCGGCGATCGTCGTGTTCGTGCAGCTCGCGTTGGTGCTGCCGTTCTGCTACCGGTGCGCGGCTGCCGCGTTGCGCCCGGAGTTGACCATCTTGCGCGAAGCCGCGGCAAGCCTGGGGGCGCCGCCGTCGATGGTGTTGCGCCGCGTCGTGCTGCCGCAACTGGTGCCGGCGATCCGTGCCAGTCTCGCACTGGGTTTTGCGCTGTCGCTCGGCGAACTCGGCGCGACGCTGACCGTGTACCCGCCCGGCTTTGCGACGGTGCCGATCGTCGTCGTCGGGCAAGTGGAGCGCGGCTATTACCTGCCGGCCTCCGCGCTGTCGCTGATTCTGCTGCTGGTCTCGCTTGCTGCGCTGCTGCTGATCGCGGCGCGTGTCCCGCGTCGGCGATTGGACTGA
- a CDS encoding FUSC family protein, whose protein sequence is MKRQHAIKPTVDSRRQSNDMLQALSAATRDWASSDGVIWLYLLKTVTAGLLALGIAMLLDLQQPRIAMTTVFVLMQPFSGMVLAKSFYRILGTAVGTVAALVLGSLFVQQPELYMLGMICWVSACIAAAVRYRHFRWYGFVLAGYTAALIGIPNVNAPHDLFLAALTRAAEVAVGIVCSSAVSALIVPQRSSLALRRALQIRYTNFTAFAADVLGRGLERGQFERRFADLVDEIVGFEATRIFAAFEDPAMRSRSQHLGRLNGEFMDACARLHALHQLLKRLRISGPRRMVEAVTPYFHELSAFIAPQPGTEVDASRVAARLRLFQATLPRRVRATRRPLEAASAESLADFDTAAELLYRFVGEWIGYSETYASLAQRKPAGRQRNTSRYVSKTNGFVVAFTFVRTAVVTAVVGWFWIATDWPSGGLAVIGAALGCALTSTAPNASKMAVQMAVGAVLATMTGYLFTCYVYPNIDGFPLLCTSLAPVLALGAFIATRKRASGYGIGFAVFFCLLAGPDNVVTYAPDLLINNGIAVIASLLLAAIVFAVVFPADMPWLTERIKGDLRAQVVFACKGELPGLNQRFQSSTHDLTSQLRLLLARRSRRRRDALRWMLVTLEVGHAVIDLRNEVARAPYARALHPRWGSSLERTGADLARLFAQPDARGLERALVSVRSATWTVQDVLETVHTDRDKRHDLQRILSCLHFIRTALLDKDAPFNTR, encoded by the coding sequence ATGAAACGCCAACATGCGATCAAACCGACGGTGGACTCTCGTCGGCAGTCGAACGACATGTTGCAAGCGCTCAGTGCCGCTACTCGCGATTGGGCGAGCAGCGACGGTGTGATCTGGCTGTATCTGCTGAAGACCGTAACAGCCGGCTTGCTGGCACTTGGCATTGCAATGCTGCTGGATCTGCAACAGCCGCGCATCGCGATGACTACGGTGTTCGTGCTGATGCAGCCATTCAGCGGCATGGTGCTCGCCAAGAGTTTCTATCGGATTCTCGGGACCGCGGTAGGTACGGTCGCTGCGCTGGTGCTCGGCTCGCTGTTTGTCCAGCAGCCCGAGTTGTACATGCTCGGCATGATTTGCTGGGTGAGCGCGTGTATCGCTGCGGCGGTCCGTTATCGGCATTTCAGGTGGTATGGCTTTGTGCTGGCGGGTTACACCGCCGCCTTGATCGGCATTCCGAATGTCAATGCGCCCCACGATCTGTTTCTGGCCGCGCTAACGCGCGCGGCGGAAGTGGCGGTCGGCATCGTGTGTTCGAGTGCGGTGAGCGCGCTAATCGTGCCGCAGCGTTCCAGCCTTGCGCTGCGACGCGCGCTACAAATTCGATATACGAATTTTACTGCGTTCGCCGCCGACGTGCTGGGCCGCGGGCTCGAGCGTGGGCAGTTCGAGCGGCGCTTTGCCGATCTGGTCGATGAAATTGTCGGTTTCGAAGCGACGCGTATTTTTGCCGCCTTCGAAGACCCCGCGATGCGCTCACGCAGCCAGCATCTCGGTCGTCTGAACGGCGAATTCATGGACGCATGCGCGCGGTTGCATGCGCTGCATCAGCTGCTCAAGCGTTTGCGCATAAGCGGGCCGCGAAGGATGGTCGAGGCCGTCACGCCGTACTTTCACGAGCTGTCGGCGTTCATCGCGCCACAGCCTGGTACCGAAGTCGATGCATCGCGCGTGGCCGCCCGTCTGCGGCTCTTTCAAGCGACGCTGCCACGACGCGTGCGCGCAACAAGGCGGCCTCTCGAAGCGGCGTCCGCTGAATCGCTGGCGGACTTCGATACGGCTGCGGAACTACTGTATCGGTTCGTCGGCGAATGGATCGGGTATTCGGAGACTTACGCTTCGCTGGCGCAGCGCAAGCCGGCAGGGCGGCAGCGCAACACCAGCCGCTATGTCAGCAAGACGAACGGCTTCGTCGTTGCGTTCACCTTTGTCAGGACTGCGGTGGTGACCGCAGTCGTCGGCTGGTTCTGGATCGCTACCGACTGGCCGAGCGGCGGTCTTGCGGTTATTGGCGCAGCGTTAGGATGCGCGCTGACGTCCACCGCGCCGAACGCTTCGAAGATGGCCGTGCAGATGGCCGTCGGCGCCGTGCTGGCGACCATGACCGGCTACCTGTTCACCTGCTACGTCTATCCGAACATCGACGGTTTTCCGCTGCTTTGCACGTCGCTCGCGCCGGTGCTTGCGCTTGGCGCGTTCATCGCGACACGCAAGCGCGCGTCGGGTTACGGCATCGGCTTTGCGGTGTTCTTCTGCCTGCTCGCCGGACCGGACAACGTCGTCACGTATGCGCCCGATCTGCTGATCAACAACGGTATCGCGGTCATCGCATCGCTGCTGCTCGCGGCGATCGTCTTCGCGGTGGTTTTTCCGGCCGATATGCCGTGGCTCACGGAGAGAATCAAGGGCGATTTGCGCGCGCAAGTCGTGTTCGCGTGCAAGGGCGAACTGCCAGGACTCAATCAGCGATTCCAGTCGAGCACGCACGATCTGACTTCGCAACTGCGTCTGCTGCTGGCGCGGCGCTCGCGGCGCCGCCGCGACGCTTTGCGCTGGATGCTGGTCACGCTCGAAGTGGGGCACGCCGTGATCGATCTGCGCAACGAAGTGGCTCGCGCGCCCTACGCGCGGGCACTCCACCCGCGCTGGGGCAGCAGCCTCGAGCGCACCGGCGCTGACCTCGCCCGGCTCTTCGCGCAGCCGGACGCACGTGGTCTCGAACGCGCGCTCGTATCCGTGCGCTCGGCTACGTGGACGGTGCAGGACGTTCTCGAAACCGTTCATACCGATCGTGATAAGCGTCACGACCTGCAACGCATCCTCAGTTGCCTGCATTTCATTCGCACAGCCTTGCTCGACAAAGACGCGCCCTTCAACACGCGCTGA
- a CDS encoding LysR family transcriptional regulator encodes MDTLQNMRVFVRVVEAGSFTAAAHSLNSTTGAMSRAISELEAHLRTRLLNRSTRRLALTTAGERYLKRSLQILADVDTAEEEASCAHERPSGALRMHSFASIGQHYVLPAISRYRALYPEVTVELTLSQRMPDLFEGSSDVAVVGASSLPNSDLVSLLLGSTFSILCASPAYVRARGTPKEPRDLAHHECLILHTPAFPPHEWVLDGPNGSETMEINGPVQVNIAESLIVAIREGMGIGMVPLYAAIAGLRDGTLVRVLPQHTLQKMNIYALYPSRKFIDAKTRTWVEFLRAHLPKVIARDEALLAEVDQALAVNDALHVPAPAGVIADRDSHPGH; translated from the coding sequence ATGGATACGTTACAAAATATGCGAGTGTTCGTGCGCGTGGTCGAAGCCGGTAGTTTTACCGCCGCCGCGCATTCGCTCAATTCAACGACCGGTGCGATGTCGCGCGCGATCTCTGAGCTCGAAGCTCATTTGCGCACACGTTTACTAAACCGTTCGACGCGGCGCCTTGCGCTCACCACGGCTGGCGAGCGCTACCTGAAGCGCAGTCTGCAGATCCTCGCGGACGTCGATACAGCGGAAGAAGAAGCAAGTTGCGCGCACGAGCGGCCTAGCGGCGCTTTGCGCATGCATAGCTTTGCCAGCATCGGCCAGCATTACGTGCTGCCGGCCATCTCGCGCTATCGCGCGCTTTATCCCGAGGTCACCGTCGAACTCACGCTATCGCAGCGGATGCCTGATCTGTTTGAAGGCAGCAGCGACGTGGCTGTGGTCGGCGCATCGTCTTTGCCGAATTCGGACCTCGTGTCGCTGCTGCTAGGCTCGACATTCAGCATCTTGTGCGCGTCGCCGGCATATGTGCGCGCCCGCGGCACGCCGAAAGAACCTCGCGATCTTGCGCATCACGAATGCCTGATCTTGCATACACCGGCCTTTCCGCCCCATGAATGGGTACTCGACGGGCCTAACGGCAGTGAAACGATGGAGATCAACGGGCCGGTTCAGGTCAATATCGCGGAATCGCTGATCGTGGCGATTCGTGAAGGAATGGGCATCGGCATGGTACCGCTCTATGCAGCGATTGCAGGCTTGCGCGACGGAACGCTGGTGCGTGTGTTGCCGCAGCATACGCTGCAGAAGATGAACATTTACGCGCTGTATCCGTCACGTAAGTTCATCGATGCAAAGACACGGACATGGGTTGAATTTCTGCGTGCGCATCTGCCAAAAGTGATTGCGCGCGACGAAGCTCTGCTCGCGGAAGTCGACCAGGCGCTCGCAGTCAATGACGCGTTGCACGTTCCGGCTCCGGCGGGCGTGATCGCCGATAGAGATAGCCATCCAGGACATTGA
- the phnT gene encoding 2-aminoethylphosphonate ABC transport system ATP-binding subunit PhnT, translating to MNTASLAHPGALGASPDALETARSNTPGGVQIDHLTVRFGSRMVLDDLSLTIERGELLTVLGRSGCGKTTLLRFIAGFIEADGLAGTLTVAGHDLTHVPPHKRNLGLLFQSYALFPHLSVFDNVAFGLRARRTPSKDVARRVADALKLVQLGDSGHVMPAQLSGGMQQRVALARALVIEPDVLLLDEPLSALDANLRASVRSELKALHERLPNLTIVCVTHDQDDALVLSDRTLLMREGRIAQLGTPQQLYDTPNDAFVARYLGAANLLPSQVAFSMGDARYNERERVACLRPEALRIVPLGEGQLHGAIASVEWYGAVLSVSVVLDAMPNEPVLVTMQRGQGMMPEKGARVSLRYEADDVVLINP from the coding sequence GTGAATACGGCCAGTCTTGCTCACCCCGGCGCGCTCGGCGCCTCACCGGACGCGCTCGAAACCGCGCGTTCGAACACGCCAGGCGGCGTGCAGATCGACCATCTGACTGTGCGCTTCGGTTCTCGCATGGTGCTCGACGATCTGTCGCTGACCATCGAGCGCGGCGAATTGCTGACCGTGCTCGGCCGCAGCGGTTGCGGCAAGACGACGTTGTTGCGTTTCATCGCCGGGTTCATCGAAGCGGACGGTCTGGCCGGCACACTGACGGTCGCCGGTCACGACCTCACCCATGTGCCGCCTCATAAGCGCAATCTCGGCTTGTTGTTCCAGAGCTATGCGCTGTTCCCGCATCTGTCGGTGTTCGACAACGTGGCCTTCGGATTGCGCGCGCGCCGCACGCCATCCAAAGACGTGGCGCGCCGTGTCGCCGATGCACTCAAGCTCGTGCAACTGGGCGATTCCGGGCATGTCATGCCCGCGCAGTTGTCAGGCGGCATGCAGCAGCGCGTGGCGCTGGCGCGCGCGCTGGTGATCGAGCCTGACGTCCTCTTGCTCGACGAACCTCTTTCCGCACTCGACGCCAATCTGCGCGCGTCGGTGCGTTCCGAATTGAAGGCGCTGCACGAGCGCTTGCCGAATCTGACGATCGTCTGCGTGACGCACGATCAAGACGACGCCCTGGTGCTGTCCGACCGCACGCTGCTGATGCGCGAAGGCCGCATCGCGCAGCTCGGCACCCCGCAGCAGTTGTACGACACGCCGAATGACGCGTTCGTCGCGCGCTATCTGGGCGCGGCCAATCTGCTGCCGTCGCAGGTCGCGTTCAGCATGGGGGATGCGCGCTACAACGAGCGTGAGCGCGTGGCCTGTCTGCGTCCGGAAGCGCTGCGTATCGTGCCGCTCGGCGAAGGCCAGTTGCATGGCGCGATCGCGTCGGTCGAGTGGTACGGCGCGGTGTTGTCAGTGTCGGTCGTGCTCGACGCGATGCCCAACGAGCCCGTGCTGGTCACCATGCAGCGCGGCCAAGGCATGATGCCGGAGAAGGGCGCGCGTGTTTCCCTGCGTTATGAGGCAGACGATGTTGTCCTTATTAACCCCTGA